The Rosa rugosa chromosome 3, drRosRugo1.1, whole genome shotgun sequence sequence tgatatagcatttgaatcatttaggatatggtgattatacttagcactttcaccttcatttctttaccctttttaccttaagaaaacaaatggcaatttccattcccgaacaattcatTTAACATAATaagctcattcgggatatggtggTCACACTTCTTCCCATATTAAAATTTCGGTCAACCGGTTTGACCTCATTTTATTTAGCGTTTAAACCCTAAGTAATTAAATAGCAACCACCATTCCCGAATAATTTCATTATACGATAATTCCAGGATATGGTAGGTTTGGAATATTTCTATTCACGGACTATTAATTCACTTATCCAAAACCGGTCCATTCTTATTTTACATTTCGACGTTGATAAAAATTCATCCTTTTAATTCTCAAGACAATTCTCCTCTATTCAATAAGCCAATTCATTCCAAGTTTCCAACATAACTCAAACAACAAGTACCACTTTCGTTTCTAATATTTCACATAACCATGACTTCACCGAGTACACACAATATACAGCCAAATCATATCCAAATACCCAgacccttaccattcttcttttccaaattgGGAATCAAGTCGTTGCTGCTGCAATCCACCATCGACAACAGTTTCAACACCTAacgagcataacaaaattaacaaTCCATCTCTTCACCAATACTTGTATTCAAAACATAACTTGTGAGCACTCCTTACCCTCTTTCAGTCGTAATCAAAACTGACGCAGTGGCTTCCTCGTTTCCAAAACTCTCAAAACTGCAGAAATCCATAACCTCACACAATCTGGAATTCAAACGATAGAGTTAGGGTTTTCTGTCCAAATCAAACTACAGGATTCAAGTATAGGGAGGTGTGACGAAATTACCTAATCGTGACGACCTGGGTGTATGGCAACACGAGCGGCGGAGCTGCAGTGGCTCACATGCTGCCGCCGGCGCGTGTAGTGCGTGCGGAGGCTCTGGTCAGAGTTAGAGGTCGGGGTTATCGGGTTTTGGTCAAGGGGAGAGATGCTGACTCCATGTATGGTGGTGGTTGGGCTCGTTTCGGACTGGAGATCGGAGAATGGAGACATGCAGAACCTCGAGTTCCGGCGAGCTAGCACAGCGTTTCCTGGCTTCGGTGGGTGGCGGAACTTCTGGGTTTTGCTCCTCGTTGCTTGCTGAGTCAGGCGGCGGCGTcgttgtggcgaggtgatgacCGGAAATCAGAGGAGGCCAAGGAGCAGTGGCGTCGCTGCTTCGAGGAACCCGTGCGGAGGCTGGAGGCGATGCATGTCGACGGTGAGACTCGGGCTTGGGTCGGTTTTGGGTGCGGCgtcgattggtggtggcggtaaCAAGAgctggtggccggagatggagtTTCCGGCGCTGGCAGAGGGAGAAGGTGAGAATGAGAGAGtgaggtcggggagagagagggtGCGGCCGAGAGTGAGGGAGAAAATGAGAGTTTAGATGTTAGggttttccacttttcctaTTTATACCCATGAGTGTGGAATGACGGTTTCACCCTTAAGACAAATTACGGAACTCTCCTAGCTTACTGCTTTCCGTTTTTGGGCTCgtaatctttcttttcttcgttTTTCATCGAGAACTTCCTAAATTATTTCTCGACTTCGTCCTAGGCCCAAACCCGATCTCGtgaaaatccaaaatccaaaactttgttacaactcaatttatcatcttcgaaaattcaacaaactgtcgcctcactaaacttctgTAACCTTCTGGCCCAAAACGAAGGActctggcccaaacttaaatcataaggcccaataggtggtcttgacaccaaaacaatttccaaaatcgatttcttcatttaaatcaccttttaaaaattaaacaaaatttacgGGGGCTCACATAAAGATTCTGAACTTGAGCTTTAATGGAACCTGATTCCAtttatcttaaaaaaaaaaaaaataataataataataataataataataattctgAACCTGAGCTCTCTGGCCATTACGATTTGGGTTCAATGCTCATATTCTGTCAGCTTACCAGTCAACAAAAGTGTCCGCTAAATTTTATTTTAACACAAACTTTAATATATATGACACCTTAATTATAAAAGCTTGCGTAGGTAAGTACATTATCACTGAGACTCTAATTAAACCTTAACATAAGCACGTACGTGTGCAACTACTACAGCAATTATTAAACATTAGCTTAACTTGGTTTCAGGTTCAGCGCATACATATATATCCCAGTTTTTgcacactaattttttttttttttttttttgtggcaaTTATCTTTTCTACTTGTTTGGAACCCACACAAGGTTTCCACTAGGCAAGAAGTGACAAATAGGAAGTGTTCCCGGCTTTATTTTGAGGGCCTGGAAAGCAAAATGCTTGTTGTTCCATGTTCTTGTATCAGTGTGGCAAACAGCTACTGCTTCAGCTTTAGTTCCATCAGCACCCACCAAAGGAACCACGTAAGCCCTAGTTGAGTGAATTTCATGGCAGTAAAAAACCGCATACACGTACTTCTGCTTGTGACAAACCACTGACCTGTCTCCAATTCGCTGCACAGCTCCCTTTCCAATCTTATATTCCTGTTTGTTTTCGTTTTCGACCTCTGTGGAATGCACCTGCACGTATTTACCGAGCTTCGAAACGGTAAAATCGACCAAGGATTCCAACGACGTGGCGCAGTACTTGTCTTCCCCTTTGATGCTTGGAGCCTCGCAGTCTTCGATCGTCTGTTTGATCACTTCTGCTTCCACGGAGTTGGGTTTCACCGCAAAGTGGTTGAGAATCTGCGGCAGCTTGTTCGTCGAAAAGGGTATGGACTTGGCGACTTTACGAGGCAAGATCTCGGCGGCAACTGTGGTTTTGGGGAAGTGCAGGGTCATCTTCTTCCCCAGTCGCAGATCCTTTTCTAAAAAGAAAGTAGTCACATCTGGCTCGACTTGGATTTTTCCGGAGGCGGCCTCGGCATAGCTATCTTTACCAATAGTTGGAAATGCAGATCCGGAAACTAGCAAGGTGTTGATGTTTAGATCGTCCTTGCTGAACCCAGTGTATCTACTTTTCCCTTCGATCCAGTTGTCTGTACGTGTCAACAACAAAGAAAGCATTAATATTCGACATTTACAGTGCATTAATGTATCATTACATTCAAAGATATATTAATTACCCGGATGTAGAAGTTCTTGTAGGGTTTTGGGTATCGCAGTTTTTGGGAAAGCTGACTGCCAGTAAGAACCCCATGATACATCATTAGAGGCATAGCTTCTTCCCAACAGTGCTAATGCGACCTGCAGCCACAAAATTACGGTATGTAAAGGTTAGTTTGTGTTTGGACGATCAGATATAGTTTTAAGCACCAAGTCTTGCTCAGTAAAAACATACATAGAGAAAAGCGCAGACGGAAACGAGGCGAAAGTACTCCATGCTAATATATAAAGGAGGTTGATAACTTAAAAAGTAGCCGACCGCTATAAGGTTGGGGTAGTGAGAAATGAAGTGGAGTGAGCTACTACTTATATATTGAATTCCAATAATAATGACAAAGAGAGTAGGTGCGTACTGCTCCAACTTGATCATTTTATAATTAGAACCTacccatttctttctttttcttcgtgTCCTTTTTACTTCGTTCATCTTCCCACTTTTAATTTTTTGCAGGGAAGTCCTCGAGCGATTCTTACGTACAAATGTCAATTAAAATTCTGAAATGACTCATCACGTGAAATCACTCTCTCATTGGCCTGTCGTGCCACGTGCTCTTATTGGCCTGCCGACCACTACGTGGCACGGCAGCCGTACTAAACAACTACTCATATATATGAGCAAAGAGAAAgtcttgcgtggggcagccgcaccacgtAGCGGTGCGACTGTCCAATCAGTGCCCAACATGgaggtattttgggtattttacTTTTAAAAAGTAGGGGTAGTTTTGAAACAAGGCGAAAAATTTCTGGTGTGTGATTAGATATGCATACCATGTGTCTGGTATGCCTGACATACGCAAAAAATTTTCATGAGGAAAATCAGAATTcaaatttttaatatttttgtctttcaaatGCTCATGCATAAGACCTGTATGTCGTCATCATGTATCCTTATTTATATGCATGAATATATTCAATAACGATCATTGAACATGTACAATCTATCTACGGAACAttgatataattttttttgtttttgttttaatctTGCATGAGACGGGATTCGAATTTTAGATTTGACATTATGGGTGATTATGTGCAATGCTTTGTGATAGTTCGGGGTTATAGAGTTAACGAAGTTTAGATTGATAACAAATTACATTAATTGCATAATCGTGATTGTAAGTTTGTAACCCTAAAGTTAAGGTGTCAATTTCACATCTCTAAGGACAACTCTAACCATGAGGACATTATCCAATATTTGAGACCTAAATGAGACTTGGACTCTCTAACAATCTATTTTATGGGGAGTTAGTCTAAAAAATATAGAATTTAGTCTCAAATTTGTGACTTTCTCAAAAACAggaccataaacagtaactcgAGGCCACAcatttttaattaaattaatgaACATGTTTTTTATATAATATTGATAAAtattatactcatattatattttaatcaAAAATTGTGAAAATAGCACGCTCAtatagcaatttttttttaatttttttttaaaaaagagaatcaaaggatttcactcctaccccacggtgactcgaacccatgatcTGAATAGCACGCCCATATAGCACTTAATTGATTAGAGATGAGAATTGGGTGTtatatgaatagtgcaagaAGGAGGTGCTAATATGAGGATAACACCTCTAAATCCCTAAATGAGACTTTATGATTGAAGTTGCCCTCACATCGATTATATATGTTAACAGATAGATGGTAAGAAAAACTGCCAAAACTCAAAAGGCCGAAGTCACATGGTGTGGAaatagcacataacaacaaagACTGATGTGGTTGTCCAAACCATATTCACGGCATTGATGAAAGAGATAATACCAGTTTATTCCAAAACGCCAGCAGACTCTTACTTTATGGTAAAAGACTAAAAGTAGAAGCTAAATAAGAAGGCGATATAGATTATGTAATGCTAGTGCCCCTAATCTAATAAATCAAGTAGAGTACTGTAGAGATAAGAACAATATGGTGACTGATATATATAcattagataccttaaagatcatcaatttggctgaaattttgtatagatgatctatacattagtacctaaaaactgaacggtcgagatgtggatatgagaccaaaaagtgaccctaaactctaacatcgctctgaaatttcaaagcgaggcctcgctctggataaaatctgtatatatatatatatatatatatatatatatatgactttGAATACCAAGTTGTCCATCCACGGATATCCCCAGGTACGGCTATGCCATACCATTTTTTAGATCTTTGGTGTATATATAATGACTTTATGAgtattgtgaggctatttcgcTAAACAGTTGAAGATTTCGAAAATTGTAAAGTCATATGATTGTCTGAAATTATTAATGTATTCAAGCATTTGTATgtatagagtttttttttttgacaacatTTGTATGTACAGAGTTTGATAGTGCGAATGTCTCAGTCATTGATCATATCGATTATTGTATAAAGTGCAACACTAAAAAATAGCTTGTGTTATAAGACAATAACAACAATGTCTAGGATCGTTATAAGATATTAACCAAAATCTTTTTATTTGGCATGAACTAGGAACCACGTTCGTGCATGTAAAGAACCTTTTACTATGCTCAATGTAGATGTGTGTAAACTTAGCTGTACCATGATGAACCAAAAAGTCCCCATGTCCTATTGTTAACTTGTTAAGTAGTGAATTATTGTTCTCATTACTTAACCAGCTGTGACATGACCATATGCTTCGACTTGTATTGAACACTGGACCATTTGTTTAAGATAAAAGTACATCGAAGTCATATGCAATTTACCACAAGCAGATTGTATCCATTAGGCAAATAGAGGTTCAATTAAGATTTATTTATCTGGAGTTTGGAATACCAAAAGCAAGCATAATATGATTACGAACATCAAGACATGGTTTTTGGGTATTGCCACTATCATTTGCATCGGCTTGTTGCCTCAAGCAATTGTAATCGTAggagagtgaaattcacacacTTCATTTTACAATCTATactccatattttttttttttaaatatcttaagttttgtctttttgtagTGTGCATTGTAAAAATGTGGTGTTAAAATACTAAAAGAGGAAATGTGGAATATAAATTGTAAAAtgaggagtgtgaatttcattccttattatttattattttaagaGGTATAACCTTTTGCTTGAGAAAATTTGCATCAATAATGCAAGGAAGATGTGACATGGTTAAATAGTCGAGTTGTGACTTGTGAAAAGAAAACAGATAAAAGGACAAAGAAAAAATGGAAAAGTAAGGAAGAGTGGGAGACAGAAGAAATGACGCCACTTTCTTCCATGAATTTGATTTGTCCCGGAAATTTCCTTATTTTAACCTTTTCCCAAAAGATAAAATATATGACCATATTTTCTAGTCGTGAACAACTTTGAACATAAAGATGCTCTGTATCTTGACCCCAGTCCTCCCTCCCTTGTTTAACATTTTTACGAAGGATAGCAAGATTTTCAATAATCAAATGAAGTACTCTTGACCCGTCATTCTCCCAAGCGGCAAAGTACTAAAGTCGTacgaaattaaaaataataaaagagaagaaaaatatatacatgATCAACAATTTTATAGGATGGATTTTATGTTGGATATAAACAAGAGGTAGCAAGGAAAAACAACTGGTAGATGAGCTTTGCATACAATCTAGGCCTTCACCACAATTGAAATACATTCCCAAGAATTTCCATCCCCTTAGATTTTTGTAGTTGCATGCCTACACAAACCAGGGCTGCAGGGCATATTCAATTTCCACATAAAAGAATAAACCCGGCTCTGCTCCTCTTTTAGAGCCTCCGTCCGTTAGAAGTGGATTCAAATAACTGACACAAGAATTTTCAGGCCTTCGCTTTAACCATCTGAGCTACCTAAACCACTTTTCGAAAGTATAGTTAATTTCTTCAACGTGTAGTGCCCTAACTTACCACTTTATGTATAGCAAGACATGAAGCCTGCAACATATCCTCGATAAGAAAATCTTAAATAGCTCAATGCTTCCTTCAAGGCTTCATATCCTCGTCTATAGGTCTCACATAATATGTGACTAAGAATATTATCTTACATGCATGCCATGAGAACCAACCAAGATAAATGAAACTGGCTTTAAGAAGATCATAGCATCCAAGGACTAAGATTTCTTTTCATGAAAGTTAATTCGTTTTACATAATATCATGCAGATCAAGCATGGAGTTGTAAACAAAATTAAGAAACTAAAGGAAGAGGTGGCTATGAGGTTATTTATTAAGGTACTTCCGCGAATCAAACTTTTTCATTAATCTAGATCTTACACTATACCACAAAGTTAATCAAACCtaaactgtcgtctgagtgaaAAAGCTGCTGTTGTCTAGTAGCCTGTGGTCTGATTGACTTTGCTCAAACAACAGTTCAAAACTATTGTCTGTGTTACATTCAGAGGACACATATAAGCTcataactgtcgtctgaaaattaTCAAACTATTTTAATTTGGATAAACTATTGTCTGTTAGATATTCAAACAACAGTTCATTTAATGATTATTCAGACACATTATATTACCCCAACACTTTTAAGAAGACTATGTTGTGCATAATGAATCTCAGACCACACTGTTGAGATacctctgttgtctgaaatgaatctcCAACAACATTGCATCATTTCTCAGTTGTGTGAGATGCATTAACAATAACAGTTCCAAAATGAAATATGTCATCTCACTGAAcactcagacgacacattttattgttttcagttgtACTTTATGAACCTCATTCAACGTACAATTTATTGTTATATATGATGAGTGAAATGAATCTCAACCAACATTGATTTTGTtatatatgttgtgtgaatagaaactcagacaacatgagttttgttatatctgttgtgtgaatggaTGTTCAGACAACATGAATTATTTGCTGCTTTAAGTATGTGTTGTCTGAGTGAATCTCAGACAATAGACACTTGACCTAtatttgttgtctgaattgGCTTTGCACAATTGGTTGCAGATATGAAATTTCATGTTCAAAACATATCCAAAATACCACATTGTCATAGATTACTGCCATCTATTTCATACATTGCCATATCCAAcacatttacaaaagtacaAATTCATGTCCAGATCAATTCAGCAATCCCAAGTTACCAAAATAAGTCCTTAAACCCAAGTACTAACCAGCTAGATGCAATACTACTTACATATATGTTTTAACAACAAATTTTGCCCACTCTGTTCTGACTGCATCAATATGGTGCTACGTATATGCTACCATCCCTCTTTTTTCACACTGAAACAAATTGGTTTGCACTTAGTATTGAGAAAACTATCCAATAATCCATGACCAAATATAAACTGATCGAAAACATATTTTCAGAGAGCAATATCAGATGACAATACCTCAGTGGAGATAACGATGATTGGATTATATACTCCAAATTGGCTTCCAACTTTCATGGTTAAACTGACACCAAATACTATTTCAGATAAAGCTAAAAGAACAAAGTGTAATGATCATAAGAAGCAAGGAAAAGAGTAGCTAGTTATATGCAGAAGCATCTGCGGAGCTTAGGAAACAACTATGCCTACATCAAGCAACTTCACCATGTCATGTAGTAAGGCAGTGAAAATTATCATTTCAACAGTTGCATATTTGATACAAGTGTACAACCACGCACTTTCAATATCACCATTTCTTTTGTAAATATCAATGCATACAAATCAACCCTATAAGACTTGAGAGTACAAAATCCATCCTATGAGAAATAATTGTCTTATCCATGATTAGCTAGTTCCATCGAGCAAATCAGTAACCGAAAACGAGAACATGATTTACTGATAAATAAAGCATGACAATGTTCCATTTTAGAATTTTGATTgtggaaaaataaaataataggcATCCTACGGTTATGAGATTAACACATAACAAATACCTGAATAGGGTAGATCCATTTGGGGACCCTGAATTTCGAAGCTTGAAAAACACGATGACAAAGTAAGTATTTTCTTTCCTCCCTGTGTATTTGTGTAATCACTACATATAACCAGACAAGGAAATACTATGATGCTCACAGCAATCACAAGGCAAAGTTTTCTACCTGACCTTATCATAAGTCATCATTCAATGCCAAAGTGAGTAAGGATGGGATAACATCTGGATTTTTCTGAAATGGAAAGAAGATAGATAAGATAGAGGAGACCATAAACAGAATATATATGATTAATCATCTAAATTGTGAATGGGATCTAAACCTACAAGATACCACTACCTTGATAGCCTTGTATAAGGTATCCTTGATACTTGCTGCTTAGTAAGGAATATGAATCTGGATCAGCCACAGATTGTAGATGGTTCCAGTCTAGCATTGAGAATAAACCATTCTAAAAACTTACATTGAAAGTCAGAACGCTGCCTTCGTTGTATCAAATCAGCAGCCTCAGCCATTTCAACAAATGTTCCTGAGATTCTTACTAATTCCTAAGATGATATCACAACTGCAGAAACTCATCATCAATTCACTCTAATATATAGAATTCATCACGTACTATGCCACCAATTTCAAAAATTATGTCATTTTAACTCTCAAATTAATCTCATTTCTCCTGAGTTCATAATGCAGAAGACTGAATCATACTTAATACAGATAATAATGAGGAAAAAATATGCTCTCACCAAGCCGACAATGGCACTAAAGCACGTAAAAATGCTTCTCTGCTTAAACATGTCCTCATTATGAGCATCAGCTTAAAATTTACTGCAACGATTTGTAGCCTGAAATTCCATATTCAGGAAGCTATAATCACTATGTATGTAAACAATGTCAAACAATTCAATTCATACGAAAAACCAAAGACAAACTAAAGCTCTTCTTTCATTTAACAACAACTGATTACATGCATTTTTATGCGCGTAATTACGTTCTAagcactagaattaagctaatctttAAAGTAATTATTatataattaatctatttttatttatattgtagtaaataagcggagttgtagATTTCAGGAGAAAACGATGTAAAATTGGAGCAAAATGAAGTTTCCGAGAAAAGGACGAAAAGTCAATATTAGTCAACGATGGTCAACGTGAGCGAGGAAGCTGAGTTCGATTATTCCATAGTGATGCATTTGGATGTGTTTTatggtagaagaagaagaaaagaaaaataataaacaaatgaacaaaagaaaaaaagtttgaCTAATTAATCATTGGTTTGGCTAATTAATCAAaccatttgattaattaatcatgacCTGATCATCATCACGTGCAGCACCCATTTGATTTGATTGAGCCAATTAATGGCTGACACGTGGCACACTTACAATCCCATTCTTTCTCCTCTTCTGCACAGCCACATATCCCTTTCTCTTCGCACTGTTTATATACCGAGACCTATTCTCTATTTCTTCTTCACCAACACAGCCGCACACTACCAGGACTACCTTTCCatcctctcttcttctccaaAACACCACACCACCATACCcacaatatattttcttttaatcttcaCTACTCCGCGTCAAAtcctcatcaatttctcaaGGGATTTCAAGGAGCATCAATATTTGAGATTGGGTAAAAGTGGGAAATCATAAATCAagggtttgagccctagcatggatttaaagtaataaatatgttttgatttaatggttttcaattttgtgtttggcatatgttctattctataatatttggcttagatgcatgcttaggaacttgattaactcttgaatgtgtagatgagcatgtctagaacaaattaggggacctaatcatttctctaatttatggctaggacacttgtttagaacatgaTTAGTTACAgtaccaatttcgattgccgtattggctagcttgagaatcttgattctaggactcttcgccttttggtgcaactagaggccaTAACAGGGCTCTAGATTGTccaaattgagtttctacgacccttgattcggagtaggaataccctttaaggaatctaatgacccatgagccttgaaaagccttgggtacggttcttgatgccattatgaattgaatgaccattgtcgaaatatatttgtgcattaaatttggctaggaggataccctagtgacctaatttccatttcttgattagtttctattatctttatctttagttataattttaattttcaattgtcaattttattttcttcgcaattaaaaaaatcaaatttcacaaaccactttcattgtccATACCATTTGGTTGTGAGCTTCCGCATTTATTTCTGGTT is a genomic window containing:
- the LOC133736944 gene encoding BURP domain-containing protein 3-like codes for the protein MEYFRLVSVCAFLYVALALLGRSYASNDVSWGSYWQSAFPKTAIPKTLQELLHPDNWIEGKSRYTGFSKDDLNINTLLVSGSAFPTIGKDSYAEAASGKIQVEPDVTTFFLEKDLRLGKKMTLHFPKTTVAAEILPRKVAKSIPFSTNKLPQILNHFAVKPNSVEAEVIKQTIEDCEAPSIKGEDKYCATSLESLVDFTVSKLGKYVQVHSTEVENENKQEYKIGKGAVQRIGDRSVVCHKQKYVYAVFYCHEIHSTRAYVVPLVGADGTKAEAVAVCHTDTRTWNNKHFAFQALKIKPGTLPICHFLPSGNLVWVPNK